A genomic segment from Meiothermus sp. Pnk-1 encodes:
- a CDS encoding aspartate carbamoyltransferase catalytic subunit gives MIAELTQQAAFPKHLLDFQGWNRKHIEDLFETAKLMQEVLSRPVKKVPALTGFTVATVFFENSTRTRLSFELAARRMSADVLSFSAATSSLAKGESYKDTLLTLDAMGIDAYVIRSDAAGMPHQAARWLGKPIINAGDGWRAHPTQALLDAFSLLERLGSLEGKKIAIVGDILHSRVARSGAELLPMLGAEVWLCGPATLLPGGLPNVTMTTHLRQALQDADAVMALRLQRERMDKGLLPSEPEYVAGYQITQERLGWAKPGALLLHPGPMNRDVELEGTLAEAAQSLIERQVANGQAVRMAVLYHLLVGRKGA, from the coding sequence ATGATCGCTGAGCTGACCCAGCAAGCCGCCTTCCCCAAACATCTGCTCGACTTCCAAGGCTGGAATCGCAAGCACATCGAAGACCTCTTTGAAACGGCCAAGCTGATGCAAGAGGTGCTCTCGAGGCCGGTCAAGAAGGTTCCCGCCCTCACCGGGTTCACCGTAGCCACGGTCTTTTTCGAGAATTCTACGCGCACCCGGCTTTCCTTCGAGCTGGCCGCCCGGAGGATGTCCGCCGATGTGCTCTCCTTCAGTGCCGCCACCTCCTCCTTGGCCAAAGGAGAGTCCTACAAGGATACCCTGCTCACCCTGGACGCGATGGGCATTGACGCCTACGTGATCCGCAGCGACGCCGCCGGGATGCCTCACCAGGCCGCCCGGTGGTTGGGAAAACCCATCATCAACGCCGGGGACGGTTGGCGGGCCCACCCCACCCAGGCGCTCTTGGATGCCTTTAGCCTGCTCGAGCGCTTAGGTTCCCTCGAGGGCAAGAAGATCGCCATCGTGGGGGACATCCTGCACTCCCGCGTGGCCCGCTCGGGCGCCGAGTTGCTGCCCATGCTGGGGGCCGAGGTCTGGCTATGTGGCCCGGCGACCCTGCTGCCCGGCGGGCTTCCCAACGTCACGATGACCACCCACCTCCGCCAAGCCCTCCAGGATGCCGACGCGGTGATGGCCCTGCGGCTACAGCGAGAGCGGATGGACAAGGGGCTCCTGCCCAGCGAGCCTGAGTACGTCGCCGGCTATCAGATCACCCAAGAACGCCTGGGATGGGCCAAGCCGGGAGCCCTCCTCCTCCACCCCGGCCCGATGAACCGCGACGTGGAGCTCGAGGGCACCCTAGCCGAGGCTGCCCAAAGCCTCATCGAACGCCAGGTGGCCAACGGCCAGGCGGTGCGGATGGCGGTGCTGTACCACCTGCTGGTGGGGAGAAAAGGCGCTTAG
- the pyrR gene encoding bifunctional pyr operon transcriptional regulator/uracil phosphoribosyltransferase PyrR has product MTLKAQIMTPDDVRRALTRIAHEIVEKNKGTEGLALVGIHTRGIPMAQRIAEIIETFEGVEIPVGVLDITLYRDDLSEIGIQPKVRETRIPFDVAGRSVVLVDDVIYTGRTVRAALDALVDLGRPQRIYLAVMVDRGHRELPIRADFVGKNLPTSKSELVKVKISETDGEDGVELWERP; this is encoded by the coding sequence ATGACCCTCAAGGCCCAGATCATGACCCCGGACGACGTGCGGCGGGCCCTCACCCGCATCGCTCACGAGATCGTAGAGAAGAACAAGGGTACCGAGGGATTGGCGCTGGTGGGCATCCACACCCGCGGCATCCCCATGGCCCAGCGCATCGCCGAGATCATCGAAACCTTTGAAGGGGTGGAGATCCCGGTGGGGGTGCTGGACATCACCCTCTACCGCGACGACCTCTCCGAGATCGGCATCCAGCCCAAGGTGCGCGAAACCCGCATTCCCTTTGACGTCGCCGGGCGCTCCGTCGTGCTGGTAGACGACGTGATCTACACCGGGCGCACGGTGCGGGCGGCCCTCGACGCCCTGGTGGATCTGGGCCGCCCCCAGCGCATCTACCTGGCGGTCATGGTAGACCGAGGACACCGCGAGTTGCCCATCCGGGCGGACTTCGTGGGCAAAAACCTGCCCACCAGCAAAAGCGAGCTGGTCAAGGTCAAGATCAGCGAGACCGACGGAGAGGACGGGGTGGAGCTATGGGAGCGACCGTAG